From a region of the Geothrix sp. 21YS21S-2 genome:
- a CDS encoding VRR-NUC domain-containing protein, translated as MEDPYYLVNFQSVLEDVRARCGDLLLPEEAARLEAFLRLPGDARRLYVRMLTRKGPWFRPGALVYPEIGPGALGALAAGGFLAGPEEASPADLAALLRKADLETLLAGAGIPFRRAEARAALAERVPEAVLRASADAVAPRGREWARLLFLLFFGNLEQDLTDFVLAELGHVRYEAYEVDPACRPFRDREEVDLLLSLDGLRTSLEAGEDLEGVTAALLAMERREGIRPQRRYHRLLADVGREWERRGSPEAALACFGRCALPPARERTARIHLARGRPELAAETALAMAEAPLDVGEERFARRFLGRLARHDLRAALWAEAHPPDPPLPEVRLRVARHPSGSVEQAALEASGWEGFWTENTLWTALYGLAFWDVLFAPVPGAFQHRFQLGPADLRTPQFALRRREAIEARLRELEEPGAPRRLIRARAEEKRGVANAFVNWRALAPDHLEAALDTLPQAALLAVLRAMAPNPAAFRSGFPDLFLHREGRCMLWEVKGPGDALRPEQERWLTLFNRAGLDARVAWVRYLEGEEP; from the coding sequence ATGGAGGACCCCTACTATCTCGTGAATTTCCAGAGCGTGCTGGAGGATGTGCGCGCCCGGTGCGGCGACCTGCTCCTGCCGGAGGAGGCGGCGCGCCTGGAAGCCTTCCTGCGCCTGCCCGGGGACGCCCGGCGCCTCTACGTGCGCATGCTCACGCGCAAGGGCCCCTGGTTCCGCCCGGGCGCCCTGGTCTATCCCGAGATCGGCCCGGGCGCCCTGGGGGCCCTGGCCGCCGGCGGCTTCCTGGCGGGCCCGGAGGAGGCCTCCCCGGCCGACCTGGCCGCCCTGCTCCGCAAGGCCGACCTCGAGACCCTCCTGGCGGGCGCGGGCATCCCCTTCCGCCGCGCCGAGGCCCGGGCGGCCCTGGCGGAGCGGGTGCCCGAGGCCGTCCTGCGCGCTTCGGCCGACGCCGTGGCGCCCCGCGGCCGGGAATGGGCGCGGCTGCTGTTCCTGCTCTTCTTCGGCAACCTGGAGCAGGACCTCACCGACTTCGTCCTGGCCGAGCTGGGCCACGTGCGCTACGAGGCCTACGAGGTGGATCCCGCCTGCAGGCCCTTCCGGGACCGGGAGGAGGTCGACCTCCTGCTCTCCCTGGACGGCCTGCGGACCTCCCTGGAGGCCGGGGAGGACCTGGAGGGGGTCACCGCGGCGCTCCTGGCCATGGAGCGCCGCGAAGGCATCCGTCCCCAGCGGCGCTACCACCGCCTCCTGGCCGACGTGGGGCGGGAGTGGGAGCGCCGGGGGTCCCCGGAGGCCGCCCTGGCCTGCTTCGGACGCTGCGCCCTGCCCCCGGCCCGGGAGCGCACCGCCCGCATCCACCTGGCCCGGGGCCGCCCGGAGCTGGCGGCGGAGACGGCCCTGGCCATGGCGGAGGCCCCGCTGGACGTGGGGGAGGAGCGCTTCGCGCGCCGGTTCCTGGGGCGCCTGGCCCGGCACGACCTGCGCGCCGCGCTCTGGGCCGAGGCCCACCCCCCGGACCCGCCCCTGCCCGAGGTGCGCCTCCGTGTGGCCCGGCACCCGTCGGGCTCCGTGGAGCAGGCCGCCCTGGAGGCCTCGGGCTGGGAGGGTTTCTGGACCGAGAACACCCTGTGGACGGCCCTCTACGGCCTGGCCTTCTGGGACGTGCTCTTCGCGCCGGTGCCGGGCGCATTCCAGCACCGGTTCCAGCTGGGCCCCGCGGACCTGCGCACGCCGCAGTTCGCCCTGCGCCGCCGGGAGGCCATCGAGGCCCGGCTGCGCGAACTGGAGGAGCCCGGCGCCCCCCGGCGCCTGATCCGGGCCCGGGCGGAGGAAAAGCGCGGGGTCGCCAACGCCTTCGTGAACTGGAGGGCCCTGGCCCCGGACCACCTGGAGGCGGCCCTGGACACCCTGCCCCAGGCCGCCCTCCTGGCGGTGCTGCGCGCCATGGCGCCCAACCCCGCCGCCTTCCGCAGCGGGTTCCCGGACCTCTTCCTGCACCGGGAGGGCCGGTGCATGCTCTGGGAGGTGAAGGGCCCCGGCGACGCCCTGCGGCCCGAGCAGGAGCGCTGGCTCACCCTCTTCAACCGCGCGGGGCTGGACGCCCGGGTCGCGTGGGTGCGTTACTTGGAGGGGGAGGAACCATGA
- a CDS encoding MBL fold metallo-hydrolase — MMNPDLHTIRHGYSGNTFRQGRFQERYMSTVGRSFWPVLRWKLSRNPKARAKREDDFRLAVRPLEAVPGGDCLVWLGHASFLLRAAGRTLLLDPVLKGPRFLKRLAEVPLDMAGVDVDYVLVSHGHYDHLDLPTLRSLSGPRLTALVPLRLGALAREGNPAMAVQEAGWYQRFETGPDLRVTLLPAQHWHRRGLNDLNAALWGSFLVEWGDRSLYFAGDTGYNGHFKEIREQVGPVDYALLPIGAYDPPFLMRPSHMNPEEAWRAFGDLEARTLVPMHFGTFDLSDEPRGEPLRRLLAAAGPSTGNVRALDVGEVLAL, encoded by the coding sequence ATGATGAACCCCGATCTCCACACCATCCGCCACGGGTACTCCGGCAACACCTTCCGCCAGGGCCGGTTCCAGGAGCGCTACATGTCCACCGTGGGCCGCTCCTTCTGGCCCGTGCTCAGGTGGAAGCTCTCCCGGAACCCCAAGGCGCGGGCGAAGCGCGAGGACGATTTCCGCCTCGCGGTCAGGCCCCTGGAGGCCGTTCCCGGCGGGGACTGCCTGGTGTGGCTGGGCCACGCCTCCTTCCTGCTGCGGGCCGCGGGCCGGACCCTGCTGCTGGACCCCGTCCTCAAGGGTCCGCGCTTCCTGAAGCGCCTGGCGGAGGTGCCCCTGGACATGGCCGGGGTGGACGTGGACTACGTCCTGGTCTCCCACGGGCACTACGACCACCTGGACCTGCCCACCCTCCGGAGCCTCTCCGGCCCCCGCCTCACGGCCCTGGTCCCCCTGCGCCTGGGGGCCCTGGCCCGGGAGGGCAACCCGGCCATGGCGGTGCAGGAGGCGGGCTGGTACCAGCGCTTCGAAACCGGGCCGGACCTGCGGGTGACCCTCCTCCCCGCCCAGCACTGGCACCGCCGGGGCCTCAACGACCTCAACGCGGCGCTGTGGGGGAGCTTCCTGGTGGAGTGGGGGGACCGGTCCCTCTACTTCGCCGGGGACACCGGCTACAACGGGCACTTCAAGGAGATCCGGGAGCAGGTGGGTCCCGTGGACTACGCCCTGCTTCCCATCGGGGCCTACGACCCGCCCTTCCTGATGCGGCCCAGCCACATGAATCCCGAGGAGGCCTGGCGCGCCTTCGGCGACCTGGAAGCGCGCACCCTCGTCCCCATGCATTTCGGCACCTTCGACCTTTCGGACGAACCCCGCGGGGAACCCCTGCGGCGCCTTCTGGCCGCGGCGGGTCCCTCCACGGGGAACGTGAGGGCGCTGGACGTGGGGGAGGTCCTGGCGCTGTGA
- a CDS encoding manganese-dependent inorganic pyrophosphatase yields MKFFASLLLSGALALGGGLPSWGLEPKAPQDVLVVGHRNPDTDSIIGAIAVARLKSRQGIPAAPIAQGPVNPETQYVLDTFHLAAPPVETSVAGRKVILVDHSDYPQAPADLAKADVVGLVDHHKLGGLATEKPLEAWVFPVGSTSTIIARMYAAAQVPIPRDLAGGMLCAILSDTVIFKSPTTTPEDRATASRLAKLAGVKDMAALGLKLFEVKSQVKGVPAMDLLKRDFKSFVMNGRKVGVAQLEVVDLAILLPLKQDLLKAMAALKAEGYHSLMLMLTDVMKEGTDLLLVSDDPALVDAALGAKAQAGVRWLPGVMSRKKQVIPNLEKAFK; encoded by the coding sequence ATGAAGTTCTTCGCATCCCTCCTGCTCTCCGGCGCCCTCGCGCTGGGCGGCGGCCTCCCTTCCTGGGGCCTCGAACCCAAGGCCCCCCAGGACGTCCTCGTCGTGGGCCACAGGAACCCCGACACCGACAGCATCATCGGCGCCATCGCCGTGGCCCGCCTCAAGAGCCGGCAGGGCATCCCCGCCGCCCCCATCGCCCAGGGCCCCGTCAACCCCGAGACCCAGTACGTCCTGGACACCTTCCATCTCGCCGCCCCGCCCGTGGAGACCAGCGTCGCCGGGCGCAAGGTGATCCTCGTCGACCACTCGGACTATCCGCAGGCCCCCGCCGACCTGGCCAAGGCCGACGTGGTCGGCCTGGTCGACCACCACAAGCTGGGCGGCCTCGCCACTGAAAAGCCCCTGGAGGCCTGGGTGTTCCCCGTGGGCTCCACCTCCACCATCATCGCCCGCATGTACGCCGCGGCCCAGGTCCCCATCCCCAGGGATCTCGCGGGCGGCATGCTCTGCGCGATCCTGTCGGACACGGTGATCTTCAAGTCGCCCACCACCACCCCCGAGGACAGGGCCACGGCCAGCCGGCTGGCGAAGCTCGCCGGCGTGAAGGACATGGCGGCCCTGGGCCTGAAGCTCTTCGAGGTGAAGTCCCAGGTCAAGGGCGTGCCGGCCATGGATCTCCTCAAGCGCGACTTCAAGAGCTTCGTCATGAACGGCCGCAAGGTCGGCGTGGCCCAGCTCGAGGTGGTCGACCTGGCCATCCTCCTGCCCCTGAAGCAGGACCTGCTCAAGGCCATGGCCGCGCTCAAGGCCGAGGGCTACCACAGCCTCATGCTGATGCTCACGGACGTCATGAAGGAAGGCACCGACCTCCTCCTGGTCTCCGACGACCCGGCCCTGGTGGACGCGGCCCTGGGCGCCAAGGCCCAGGCCGGCGTCCGGTGGCTCCCCGGCGTCATGAGCCGCAAGAAGCAGGTGATTCCCAACCTGGAAAAGGCCTTCAAGTAG
- a CDS encoding PIG-L family deacetylase, which produces MIRTSLPLNAFLMATLTASPACAQPEPVRDAAALQVLLDKLQVLGTVLYVAAHPDDENTAALAAFSQGAKVRAAYLSMTRGGGGQNLIGPELGDGLALIRTQELLAARHLDGAEQYFTRCNDFGFSKTPEETLSVWGHDAALADVVWIVRKLRPDVILTRFSPTIGTTHGHHTASAMLALEAFRAAADPKAFPEQLDRVRPWQARRILWNSFRPQAERDAMKPGSFLTLDVGAYDPVLGKSFTELAAESRSMHRSQGFGAVPSRGSRLEYFEPLAGEPAKAGFFEGVDLTWGRVVGGEEVRGLLARARAAYRPERPSETLGLLLKAKAALEKVPADPWVEVKRGELVEAIRCAAGLWAEAIAGRPGASPGEEVPVTATLVARGSGDVTVKGLQLDGTSVALDRKLAPNEPLAETRSLRIPAGMPPSRPAWLGAGAAPPSPLAGLPEGPAAFQATFRLEAGGVPFDLRVPVQYRFRDPVLGERYQAFTVAPPVLVNLADPVQILPDAAPRSVTLDVAAGRGPVSGVVRLLPPAGWKADPAEIPFALDRAGDERKVVTTLTPPSSPGSGSLEVAVAVEGPAQPALSRVRIDYPHIPIQTYFPAARARLVRLDLKRGGSRIGYVMGSGDEIPRTLRPLGYQVDLLSDEDLAGGALDAYDAIVVGIRAFNTRPRLAQLKGRLLDYVARGGTEVVLYAVDQGLVTPDFGPYPFKVSRDRVTEETAPVTFLAPASPVLNWPNRITAADFEGWVQERGLYYARDWDPRYQAVLASGDAGEKPLAGGLIVANHGKGHFVYTGLAFFRQLPDGVPGAYRLFANLLALKTAP; this is translated from the coding sequence ATGATCCGGACATCCCTTCCCCTGAATGCCTTCCTCATGGCCACGCTGACGGCCTCCCCGGCCTGCGCCCAGCCCGAGCCCGTGCGGGACGCGGCCGCGCTCCAGGTGCTCCTGGACAAGCTCCAGGTGCTGGGCACGGTGCTGTACGTCGCGGCCCACCCCGACGACGAGAACACGGCGGCCCTGGCGGCCTTCTCCCAGGGCGCCAAGGTCCGCGCGGCCTACCTCTCCATGACGCGGGGCGGGGGCGGCCAGAACCTCATCGGGCCCGAACTGGGCGACGGCCTCGCCCTCATCCGCACCCAGGAGCTCCTGGCCGCGCGCCACCTGGACGGGGCCGAGCAGTACTTCACCCGCTGCAACGACTTCGGCTTCTCGAAGACCCCCGAGGAGACCCTCTCCGTCTGGGGCCACGACGCGGCCCTGGCCGACGTGGTGTGGATCGTCCGCAAGCTCCGCCCCGACGTCATCCTCACCCGGTTCTCCCCCACCATCGGCACTACGCACGGCCACCACACGGCCTCGGCCATGCTGGCCCTGGAGGCCTTCCGGGCCGCCGCCGACCCGAAGGCCTTCCCGGAGCAGCTGGACCGGGTCCGCCCCTGGCAGGCCCGGCGCATCCTCTGGAACAGCTTCCGCCCCCAGGCGGAGCGGGACGCCATGAAGCCGGGCTCCTTCCTGACGCTGGACGTCGGCGCGTACGATCCCGTCCTCGGCAAGTCCTTCACCGAGCTGGCCGCGGAGAGCCGGAGCATGCACCGCAGCCAGGGCTTCGGTGCCGTGCCCAGCCGGGGCTCGCGCCTGGAATACTTCGAGCCCCTGGCCGGCGAGCCCGCGAAGGCCGGCTTCTTCGAGGGCGTGGACCTCACGTGGGGACGCGTGGTGGGCGGGGAGGAGGTGCGCGGGCTCCTGGCCCGGGCCCGCGCGGCCTACCGGCCCGAGCGGCCTTCGGAGACCCTGGGCCTGCTCCTCAAGGCCAAGGCCGCTCTCGAGAAGGTGCCCGCCGACCCCTGGGTGGAGGTGAAGCGGGGCGAGCTCGTGGAGGCGATCCGCTGCGCCGCCGGGCTCTGGGCCGAGGCCATCGCCGGGCGCCCCGGGGCCTCCCCCGGCGAGGAGGTGCCCGTGACGGCCACCCTCGTCGCCCGGGGCAGCGGCGACGTCACCGTCAAGGGCCTGCAGCTGGACGGGACCTCGGTGGCCCTGGACCGGAAGCTGGCTCCCAACGAGCCCCTGGCCGAGACCCGGTCCCTCCGGATCCCGGCGGGAATGCCCCCGTCCCGGCCCGCGTGGCTGGGGGCCGGGGCCGCGCCGCCCTCCCCCCTGGCGGGCCTTCCCGAAGGTCCCGCCGCCTTCCAGGCCACCTTCCGCCTGGAGGCCGGCGGCGTCCCCTTCGACCTCCGGGTGCCGGTGCAGTACCGGTTCCGGGACCCCGTCCTGGGCGAGCGCTACCAGGCCTTCACCGTCGCGCCGCCGGTCCTGGTGAACCTCGCCGACCCGGTCCAGATCCTGCCCGACGCCGCCCCCCGCTCCGTCACCCTCGACGTGGCCGCGGGCAGGGGTCCGGTGTCCGGCGTGGTCCGGCTCCTGCCGCCCGCGGGCTGGAAGGCCGACCCCGCCGAGATCCCCTTCGCCCTGGACCGGGCCGGGGACGAGCGCAAGGTGGTCACGACCCTCACCCCGCCCTCCAGCCCGGGCTCGGGGAGCCTGGAGGTGGCGGTGGCCGTGGAGGGCCCCGCCCAGCCCGCCCTCTCCCGGGTGCGCATCGACTACCCCCACATCCCCATCCAGACCTACTTCCCCGCCGCCCGCGCGCGGCTGGTACGCCTTGATCTCAAGCGGGGCGGTTCCCGCATCGGGTACGTCATGGGTTCGGGCGACGAGATCCCCCGGACCCTCAGGCCCCTGGGCTACCAGGTGGACCTCCTCTCCGACGAGGACCTCGCGGGGGGCGCCCTGGACGCCTACGACGCCATCGTCGTGGGCATCCGCGCGTTCAACACCCGTCCCCGCCTGGCCCAGCTCAAGGGCCGGCTCCTGGACTACGTGGCCCGGGGCGGCACGGAGGTGGTGCTCTACGCCGTGGACCAGGGCCTGGTGACCCCGGACTTCGGCCCCTATCCCTTCAAGGTCTCCCGGGACCGGGTCACGGAGGAGACGGCGCCCGTGACGTTCCTGGCGCCGGCCAGTCCCGTGCTGAACTGGCCCAACCGGATCACCGCCGCGGACTTCGAGGGCTGGGTGCAGGAGCGGGGGCTCTACTACGCCCGGGACTGGGACCCGCGCTACCAGGCCGTCCTGGCGTCGGGCGACGCGGGCGAGAAGCCGCTGGCGGGGGGGCTGATCGTGGCGAACCACGGCAAGGGCCACTTCGTCTACACGGGCCTGGCCTTCTTCCGGCAGCTCCCGGACGGCGTGCCCGGGGCCTACCGGCTCTTCGCCAACCTCCTGGCCCTGAAGACGGCGCCGTGA
- a CDS encoding sodium:solute symporter, with amino-acid sequence MSGLDWAVLGGCLAFVVLFGLWKGRGHKDSTGYLLADRDARWFTICLSIMATQASAITFLSTPGQAYVDGMRFVQFYLGLPLAMVVLSITAVPLFHRLKVFTAYQFLEERFDGKTRTLAAMLFLVQRGLAVGLTIYAPALVLSVLLGWNIHVNLVLVGTLVMIYTVTGGTRAVSWAQSWQMLIITCGMVGAGVMVVHRLPQGVSFGDALHVAGSLGRLNAIDFSFDLKNRYNLWSGLVGGFFLALSYFGTDQSQVQRYLSGSSVAQSRMGLLANGLFKVPMQFLILLVGAMVFVAYQFTAPPVFFNPGPVKRVLASEAAPEFRRAQEAYGAALADRAARAEGFIRARHGEGSLPEAREELLRADARAAQKRSEAVGIMRRADPSVNPSDTNYVFLWYVLHSLPAGLVGLVLAAVFSASMSSMSAEINALGATTVVDLWRRYAGGADTRGEMWVSRLATFGWGCFAIAFAEYASRLGSLVEAVNILGSLFYGTILGIFLVAFYLKGVRGGSAFWAALAAEAAVLACFLFSGISFLWYNVVGCVLVVGLSMLFQKLGGVPVGTDLPGATLSPD; translated from the coding sequence GTGAGCGGGCTGGACTGGGCGGTCCTGGGCGGGTGCCTCGCCTTCGTGGTGCTCTTCGGCCTGTGGAAGGGCCGGGGCCACAAGGACTCCACCGGCTACCTGCTGGCCGACCGGGACGCGCGGTGGTTCACCATCTGCCTGTCCATCATGGCCACCCAGGCCAGCGCCATCACCTTCCTCTCCACGCCCGGCCAGGCGTACGTCGACGGCATGCGCTTCGTGCAGTTCTACCTGGGGCTGCCCCTGGCCATGGTGGTGCTCTCCATCACCGCGGTGCCCCTCTTCCACCGCCTGAAGGTCTTCACGGCGTACCAGTTCCTGGAGGAGCGCTTCGACGGCAAGACCCGCACCCTGGCGGCCATGCTCTTCCTGGTGCAGCGCGGGCTGGCGGTGGGCCTGACCATCTACGCCCCGGCCCTGGTGCTGTCGGTGCTGCTGGGCTGGAACATCCACGTGAACCTCGTGCTGGTGGGGACCCTGGTGATGATCTACACCGTCACCGGCGGAACCCGCGCGGTGTCCTGGGCCCAGAGCTGGCAGATGCTCATCATCACCTGCGGCATGGTGGGCGCGGGCGTGATGGTGGTGCACCGGCTGCCGCAGGGGGTGTCGTTCGGCGACGCCCTGCACGTGGCCGGGAGCCTGGGGCGGCTCAACGCCATCGACTTCTCCTTCGACCTGAAGAACCGCTACAACCTGTGGTCGGGCCTCGTGGGCGGGTTCTTCCTGGCCCTCTCCTACTTCGGCACCGACCAGTCCCAGGTGCAGCGCTACCTCTCGGGCAGCTCCGTGGCCCAGAGCCGCATGGGGCTCCTGGCCAACGGCCTGTTCAAGGTGCCCATGCAGTTCCTGATCCTGCTGGTGGGGGCCATGGTGTTCGTGGCCTACCAGTTCACCGCGCCCCCGGTCTTCTTCAACCCGGGTCCGGTGAAGCGGGTGCTCGCCAGCGAGGCGGCGCCCGAATTCCGGAGGGCCCAGGAGGCCTACGGCGCGGCGCTGGCGGACCGCGCGGCCCGGGCGGAGGGCTTCATCCGGGCCCGCCACGGGGAGGGGTCCCTGCCCGAGGCCCGGGAGGAGCTGCTCCGGGCCGACGCCAGGGCCGCGCAGAAGCGCAGCGAGGCCGTGGGCATCATGCGCCGGGCGGACCCCTCCGTGAACCCCAGCGACACCAACTACGTCTTCCTCTGGTACGTCCTCCACAGCCTTCCGGCCGGCCTCGTGGGCCTGGTGCTGGCCGCGGTGTTCTCGGCCTCCATGTCCTCCATGTCCGCGGAGATCAACGCCCTGGGTGCCACCACGGTGGTGGACCTGTGGCGCCGCTACGCGGGGGGGGCCGACACCCGGGGCGAGATGTGGGTGTCGAGGCTGGCCACCTTCGGGTGGGGGTGCTTCGCCATCGCCTTCGCGGAGTACGCGAGCCGCCTGGGCTCCCTGGTGGAGGCCGTCAACATCCTGGGGTCCCTCTTCTACGGGACCATCCTCGGGATCTTCCTGGTGGCCTTCTACCTCAAGGGGGTGCGGGGGGGCAGCGCGTTCTGGGCGGCCCTGGCGGCGGAGGCCGCCGTCCTGGCATGTTTCCTCTTCAGCGGCATCTCATTCCTTTGGTACAACGTCGTCGGCTGCGTGCTGGTGGTCGGCCTGTCGATGCTGTTCCAGAAGCTGGGCGGCGTTCCCGTGGGGACGGACCTGCCCGGCGCCACCCTGTCCCCGGACTAG
- a CDS encoding DinB family protein — MIRNATVLAALLAASNLTAQYAEPPKLDKPLGVTLDGSLGYAEKEFVPALEAMPESKFAFVPTAGEFKGVRDVAAQAKHVGAVNYWVGSVILGEKPPVDVGKGDGPAALKEKAEVLAYLKGSYEYVHKALKSINDRNALVAIKSPFGEGDTSRVALANILLAHTMDHYGQIVVYLRMNGIVPPASR; from the coding sequence ATGATCAGGAACGCCACGGTCCTCGCGGCTCTTCTCGCCGCCTCCAACCTCACCGCCCAGTACGCCGAACCCCCCAAGCTCGACAAGCCTCTGGGCGTGACCCTGGACGGATCCCTCGGCTACGCGGAGAAGGAGTTCGTCCCCGCCCTGGAAGCCATGCCCGAGTCGAAGTTCGCCTTCGTGCCCACCGCGGGCGAGTTCAAGGGCGTCCGCGACGTCGCCGCCCAGGCCAAGCACGTGGGCGCGGTCAACTACTGGGTGGGCTCGGTCATCCTCGGGGAGAAGCCCCCGGTGGACGTGGGCAAGGGGGACGGTCCCGCCGCCCTGAAGGAGAAGGCGGAAGTCCTGGCCTACTTGAAAGGCTCGTATGAGTACGTCCACAAGGCGCTCAAGTCCATCAACGACCGGAACGCGCTGGTGGCCATCAAGTCCCCCTTCGGCGAGGGCGACACGTCCCGCGTGGCCCTCGCGAACATCCTGCTGGCCCACACGATGGACCACTACGGGCAGATCGTGGTGTACCTCCGCATGAACGGAATCGTGCCGCCGGCCAGCCGTTGA
- the metK gene encoding methionine adenosyltransferase: MSSNYLFTSESVSEGHPDKVSDQISDAVLDACLAQDPKSRVAAETLCNTGLVVMAGEITTNAVVDYIQIARGVLKDIGYDSTDYGIDYRGCAVMVCYDKQSQNISQGVTEGEGLHKEQGAGDQGLMFGYACDETDALMPAPIHYAHRIMERQAKLRKEGRFAWLRPDAKSQVTLRYVDGRPVGAESIVVSTQHAEDVPYEVLRDAVIEEIIKPVMPAAWLKGTEYLVNPTGKFVVGGPQGDCGLTGRKIIVDTYGGSAPHGGGAFSGKDPSKVDRSAAYAARYVAKNIVAAGLASRCQLQVAYAIGVAKPVSVMVTTFGTGVISDAQLEKLVAEHFDLSPKGIITTLDLLRPIYRDTASYGHFGRDGFPWERTDKAEALAAAVKGLEVRV; encoded by the coding sequence ATGTCGAGCAACTACCTTTTCACCTCGGAGTCCGTCTCCGAAGGCCATCCCGACAAGGTCTCCGACCAGATCTCGGACGCGGTCCTGGATGCCTGCCTCGCCCAGGACCCCAAGTCCCGGGTCGCGGCGGAGACCCTGTGCAACACGGGCCTGGTCGTCATGGCCGGCGAGATCACCACCAACGCGGTGGTGGACTACATCCAGATCGCCCGCGGCGTCCTGAAGGACATCGGCTACGACAGCACCGACTACGGCATCGACTACCGCGGCTGCGCCGTCATGGTCTGCTACGACAAGCAGTCCCAGAACATCAGCCAGGGCGTCACCGAGGGCGAAGGGCTCCACAAGGAGCAGGGCGCCGGCGACCAGGGCCTCATGTTCGGCTACGCCTGCGACGAGACCGACGCGCTCATGCCCGCTCCCATCCACTACGCGCACCGCATCATGGAGCGCCAGGCGAAGCTCCGCAAGGAGGGCCGCTTCGCGTGGCTCCGCCCCGACGCCAAGTCGCAGGTCACCCTGCGCTACGTCGACGGCCGCCCCGTGGGGGCCGAGAGCATCGTGGTCTCCACCCAGCATGCCGAGGACGTCCCCTACGAGGTGCTCCGGGACGCGGTGATCGAGGAGATCATCAAGCCCGTCATGCCCGCGGCCTGGCTCAAGGGCACCGAGTACCTCGTCAACCCCACCGGCAAGTTCGTCGTGGGCGGCCCCCAGGGCGACTGCGGCCTCACGGGCCGCAAGATCATCGTGGACACCTACGGCGGCTCCGCCCCCCACGGCGGCGGCGCCTTCTCCGGCAAGGACCCCTCGAAGGTGGACCGCTCCGCGGCCTACGCCGCGCGGTACGTGGCCAAGAACATCGTCGCCGCGGGCCTGGCCTCCCGCTGCCAGCTGCAGGTGGCCTACGCCATCGGCGTGGCCAAGCCCGTGAGCGTGATGGTCACCACCTTCGGCACGGGCGTCATTTCCGACGCCCAGCTGGAGAAGCTCGTGGCCGAGCACTTCGACCTGAGCCCCAAGGGCATCATCACCACCCTCGACCTCCTGCGCCCCATCTACCGGGACACCGCCAGCTACGGCCACTTCGGCCGGGACGGGTTCCCCTGGGAGCGCACGGACAAGGCCGAGGCCCTCGCCGCGGCGGTCAAGGGGCTGGAAGTCCGGGTCTGA
- a CDS encoding aminotransferase class I/II-fold pyridoxal phosphate-dependent enzyme has product MVTLNTRAGSAGLSPTMAGASAPCLHPDPVDLTVGEPEGLPPVAVREAAARAALEGRTRYGPAQGLPALRELLAADLTRRDGVPRTADNLLVTAGGKPAILDALRCVLEPGDEVLIFAPYWPTFKDQVAWAGGTPVIVPPGPDLLPAEGALDRALGPRTRAVILNQPSNPTGRVWDLPRLHDLADVILERDLWLVLDQVYGTLTLDGPELPFLRTCPDLADRTLLVESFSKRFAMTGYRLGAAAGPLGLIRAMTSLGSTSVTHPSMISQHAGIAALGLDGAFEREMAEGLRVRRDRLQEGLNAIRGIRCGRPEGAIYLFPHVAGWMEAHGVASDPELTARLRDEAGVKVLPGTAFGAPGYLRISIAASLEALDKALERMRTFFG; this is encoded by the coding sequence ATGGTGACCCTCAACACCCGCGCCGGCAGCGCCGGCCTCTCGCCCACCATGGCCGGGGCCTCGGCGCCCTGCCTCCACCCGGACCCCGTGGACCTCACGGTGGGCGAGCCCGAGGGCCTGCCCCCCGTGGCCGTGCGCGAAGCCGCGGCCCGGGCCGCCCTGGAGGGCCGAACCCGCTACGGCCCCGCCCAGGGCCTGCCCGCCCTGCGCGAGCTCCTGGCCGCCGACCTGACCCGGCGGGACGGGGTCCCCCGCACCGCCGACAACCTCCTCGTCACCGCCGGCGGCAAGCCCGCCATCCTCGACGCCCTCCGGTGCGTCCTGGAGCCCGGGGACGAGGTGCTGATCTTCGCCCCCTACTGGCCCACCTTCAAGGACCAGGTGGCCTGGGCCGGAGGCACTCCGGTCATCGTGCCGCCGGGCCCGGACCTCCTGCCCGCGGAGGGCGCCCTGGACCGGGCGCTGGGCCCGCGCACCCGCGCCGTCATCCTCAACCAGCCCTCCAACCCCACCGGGAGGGTGTGGGACCTCCCGCGCCTCCACGACCTGGCCGACGTCATCCTGGAGCGCGACCTCTGGCTGGTGCTGGACCAGGTGTACGGCACCCTCACCCTGGACGGCCCCGAGCTCCCCTTCCTGCGCACCTGCCCCGACCTGGCCGACCGCACCCTCCTGGTGGAGAGCTTCTCCAAGCGCTTCGCCATGACCGGCTACCGCCTGGGCGCCGCCGCCGGCCCCCTGGGCCTCATCCGCGCCATGACCAGCCTGGGCTCCACCAGCGTCACCCACCCCAGCATGATCAGCCAGCACGCCGGCATCGCCGCGCTGGGCCTGGACGGCGCCTTCGAGCGGGAGATGGCCGAGGGCCTCCGGGTCCGCCGGGACCGGCTCCAGGAGGGCCTGAACGCCATCCGGGGCATCCGCTGCGGCCGCCCCGAGGGGGCGATCTACCTCTTCCCCCACGTGGCCGGATGGATGGAGGCCCACGGCGTCGCCTCGGACCCGGAACTCACGGCGCGCCTCCGGGACGAGGCCGGGGTTAAGGTGCTGCCCGGCACCGCCTTCGGCGCGCCCGGGTACCTTCGCATCTCCATCGCCGCGTCCCTGGAGGCGCTGGACAAGGCGCTGGAGCGCATGCGGACCTTCTTCGGGTAG